TGTCGCCAGGCGCTCGACCTCCTTCGCGACCCACTCGGCCTCGACAGCCCGGCGCTTGCTTTGGCCACCTTGCTCACGTCCACGCGACAGGGGGATGTCGACCCACGCGGCGACGCGCCCGGCGTAGCCCGGCAGGTCGTGCACGAATTCCTCGGATCGCCGCGGCGACTCGAAGCCTTCGCCGTAGGGCGCGTAGAACGTGTCACTGACGAACGAGCCCAGCACAGGGTGCATCCGGTACTGCTTGTCGAGCGTGACGGTCCGCTTGATGCCGTCCTTCGCCTCGCGCTCCTTCATCGCCTCGAACAAGCGCTCGAAGAGACTCCGGCGTAGCGCAGTCGTCGTCGCCTCGGAGACGGACTGTTCAAGCTGGCTCTCGATGTCGGGCTCGAGGATGTGCGGTAGCTGTCGGTGGTCTCCGACCAGGATGATGCGCCGCTCGGCCCGCGACATCGGGATGAACAGATCGAGCGGGTTCGCGCGTGCTGCCTCGTCGACGATCACGTTGGCGAAGACGGTGTCCTCGCCCTTCGCCAAGCTCATCTGGAAGCCAACCGCCTGCTGGCAGGTGGCGGCGAGCACGACGGTGTAGCTTCGAACCGCGTCGCGAACGGCGTCGATGTCGTTCTCGAGGTCGTTGAGGTACTCGTAGAGCACCGCGTCCTCGCCACCCGCCGACTCGCGCGCCTTGCAGTACAGCGCGTCCACGATCTCCGGAAGGAGGCTCTCGAGCTCACCGTGGACCATCGGGGCCCCCACCGGCTTCTCGGCCGCCAGCAAATCGATCAGGTTGCCCTGCAGCGCCTTCAGCTCGGCGAAGAACGGGGGCGGGTCATCGCTGGCCCATTCCGCTGCGTCGCTCAGGACACGGTGCTTGGTCTCTTCGTAAACCCCCATGCGCTGAAGGCGAAGGAGCGCGCGCGCAGCGTTCCGAGAGCCGTCATCGCCGAACGCAACGGCGTCTGTGCGAAGCCCCCGAACTGCCTTGAGGGCAAGTGCGCGATCGTCATCGTCGGGGTCACCGAGCTGCGTGGGGGAGCGCGTGAGCTGCTGGCGAAGCACGTCGAGTCGATCGTGGATCGTGGGCGGTACGTAGCTGCGGCAAAGCTCCTGAACGTCACACACGACTCGCAGCGACTCGTCGGCGGTAAGCGGCGACGCGACGTAGGCGGCGGCAAGCGAGCGGACCTTGCGGAGCACCTCGGTCACCGGGCGTTCGGGGAGCGTCGACAGGTCCGCGCGCACAGCGTCAGCTCGATCCCGTCGCCATCGATCGAAGCCGTCGCTCTCTTCGGTGGTCCCGCGCTTGCGCCCAACCTTGATCGCCGGGAGACCGAAGACGAGGGTCTTCGACGCGGCGTTCTCGACCGCGTCGTGTTGGTAGCTCGTGAGCAACGTTTGGCCGGCGAGGTCGTCCTCCGACAGCTCAGCGAGGCGGGCCTCGAGCGCAGCGATCGTCTTCGTCTTGCCGGTGCCCGGCGGGCCCTGAATCAAGGCGATGTCGGGCGTGTTGAGCGCCACGCGCAGCGCCTCGACCTGCCTCGCCGTGGGCTCCCCGCCGAACACTTCGCGCGCAGCGACCGAGAGCGCGTCCTCGGTCTTTCTGCGCCGCTCCGGAACAGAGCTGCCCTCGAGGAGGAGGCCGAGCTGAGGCATAGGGCACTCGGCCGACGCGATGAGCGCCTGCGCCTGCTCGCGGCGTTCGAGGCGCTTGCGGTCGCCGCTCACGCTCAGGAACAGCACGCCGCTTTCGGGCGGCTCGCGGTCGTCGCTGTCGATGGGAGGCTGCAGGTCGATCGCGCGACGCTGCGGCTCGGCACCCGCGAACGCACCGACAAAGATCCGCGACCGCTGCGAACGAGCGGCCGCCCCATCCGTCGGCGCCGCGGCGTTGTCGGTCGCCTGCTGCAGCTCGTCCGGCGGGTGCAGGGCAGCTTCGAGATCGACTTCCTCCGCGTTGCGCAACACATCGAGGGCGGCATCGAGCTGCTTCGTGTCCTCGACGAAGAAGCGCCACCGCCCGTCTCCCTGAAGCTGCCGCTTGCTGTAGCGGAGCCAACCCAGGGTTCGCGCGCGGCGCAGGACGCTCTCGCGCTCGAGCTTGTTGTATTCCTTCCACACGTTGAGGTAGCTGCCCGCCTGCTCGACGAGCTGGTCGAGCTCGGTTCGCGCGGTGCCGCGAAACGCGCCAGCGATGGTCGCATCGCAGAACCGAACACGCCCGAGCACGAGGACGACCGGACGGCGCTCGTCTGGCGCTGTGCCGCGCTTCGCCTCCACGACCCGAGTTGCCAGCAGCTTGTCGTCGCGCCCGCTCGCCACGTCGACCGCGTACCCACGGCCATGAAGACGAAACGCGCCGCGCTGGTCGGTCGCCGGTGTCGGGCTGCCCGAGAGGAACACCCTGGAGCCGCCGTCCGCCGCTTGCAAGAGGAAGCGATCGTTCAGCCACTGCGTAGCCTCGCCAGCCGAGACGCTGCGACCGAGCTTCTGCCGCACGTGCTCGACCAGTTTGTCGTCGACGCCGATGTCCACCTGATCGGGCCAGTCGTACCGAGTGGGGAACTCGTGGACTTGAAGCAGGACCGCTTCGCTGTTCTTCCCATTCGGACGAACGGAAGCGACCCACGCGAGGCGAGGGAGGTTCCGATCGCGGACGCGTCGGAGCGCCTCGGACGCGCGCCGGTCAGCGCCAACGACGCTCCACGCGCTGGAACCGATGCACAGCAACGACTCGCCAGTGACATCGGAGAACTGCAGCACCGCCTCCGCGCGAGGCTCGGCGGCAAGGCCGAAGTCGGCCGCCGCGCTCGGCACGACCTCGACGGTCGAGACATCTCCAGAGGCCAGGTCGTTGATGTTCATCGCGCTCCTCCCGGGCGAAGCTCAAAGTTCACGACGCGGTGCAGGCTGTCGGAAGGGCCGAGGTGGAGGCGCCACGAGGCCGCGCCGGGCTCGAGACGGATCTCCTTCACGCGGTCGGTCACTTCGGCGTCGCGGCCGCCGCTCGGCGACGAAAGCCGGTAGCGGGCGCCGTCGACGCTACGAATCGAGAGCCTCGAGCCGGTGAGCTGAAGCTCGATCACGGGGCGCGCGCTCGCGACGCCGTCGCGGCCACGCGCGAGGCGCTGTGTGACCGACACGGTCTCGCCGTCGGTCAGCCCGAGCACGGCGGCGACCACCACGCGTCGCCGCTCACCCGCGGGCTTCTGGAGAAGCTCACCCCCCGGACCGAGCGAAGGGTCCCACAGGTTGAAGGCCGCAGTCGCGAAAGCGGGTCGGGGCTCGTCACACCAAGGGCAGAGCTTCGCGGTGAAGTAGTAGGTCCCCTTGCACGACGGGCACGACAGCGTCGCGTCGGCGGCGCCGTGAAGACACTCGGCCCACTCGGACACGCCAGGGCGCTTGGTCGCCTCGCGCAGCCCCGCGCCGAAGGCTCTCTCGGCGAGGTCGACGAGCTTTCGCGACAACACGGACGGCCGGGGAATGCCGTAAGACGCGCGGTTGGTATCGTCGGTCGGGTGGTCGATCCATGGCAGGCGTCCGTCGAGCGCCTCCTCCTCGCGATCGGGAGGCCCATCACTGACCCCGTCGCCGATGAGCGGGTGGGCGAGCGAGAGCGTCTGAAAGGCGAGGACGCTGAAGGCGTGCGCGTCCGTGAGCGAGTTGACGCCGCTGGCGCAGCGCACGAGCTCCGGCGCGCCGTAGCCCGGCGTGAAGACGGCGGCGACGCCTGCGACTGACGCGTAGTGGAGGTTGTCCGCGTCGATGAAGCGCACCTCGGTCGCGTCGGGGCTTTCAGAGACGAAGATGTTGTGGGGTGACGGGTCGGAGTAGACGAGCCCCTTGCCGTGAAGGGCGGCGAGCACGTCGGCGCTGCGCGCAAGGAGCTGAAGACGGCGCCGAAGGCCGCCGCCCGCGAGGTACCAGGCAGCCGGGGAGGCCACGTCCTTGGGGACCGCGCCCAGCGCCCTCAGCGGCTGCATCCCCGTCAGCAGCTCCATCACGTAGCCGAGGACTGGTTCGCGGAGCATCTCGAGCGGCCGCGCGATCTCGAGGTCGGCGAGCGAGAGGCGCTTCACCTGCGTGAGTTGGTTGCGCAGGCGCTCGCGTCGTGACGGCGACGAGTCGAAGACAACCTTTGCGGCGAGCCGCCCGCCGTCGACCTCGTAGACCGCCCCCTGGCCACCGCGACCCAACTGCCGAAGCAGGGAGTAACGAACGCCGTTGATGTCCGTGACCTGTCGAGGAGCCGAGGTCATGCGAGCGCCGCCTCTCGCTGCGCGAGCACGACGAGGGTCTTGTCATCGGTATGGTGGGGGGTCGGCCAGTCCTTCAGCTCTCGCTGCAGCGCCCGCCACCGCTGGGCTGGCGCCATCCCCGCGAAGTCATCCATCAACCACTGCACGAACCCGTCGATGCGCTCAGGAAGGAGATCGTCCGCGACGCCGTCCGTCGCGAGCAGGACGACCGCTCCTCCCTCGCGCGGGAAGGTTCGGCTCGTCCACGATGCGGAATGGCCGAGAGCGTGCGTCTCGTTGGCGAAGCCGGCTACGCGCGGGCCCACGACCCACTCCAGCCCCCGCTGCGTTCGGAGCAGCGCGAGGCCATCGCCGATCGCCGCGACATGGACCAGCCCGCGGACGGGCGCGAGCGCAAACAGACACG
This genomic window from Myxococcales bacterium contains:
- a CDS encoding AAA family ATPase, coding for MNINDLASGDVSTVEVVPSAAADFGLAAEPRAEAVLQFSDVTGESLLCIGSSAWSVVGADRRASEALRRVRDRNLPRLAWVASVRPNGKNSEAVLLQVHEFPTRYDWPDQVDIGVDDKLVEHVRQKLGRSVSAGEATQWLNDRFLLQAADGGSRVFLSGSPTPATDQRGAFRLHGRGYAVDVASGRDDKLLATRVVEAKRGTAPDERRPVVLVLGRVRFCDATIAGAFRGTARTELDQLVEQAGSYLNVWKEYNKLERESVLRRARTLGWLRYSKRQLQGDGRWRFFVEDTKQLDAALDVLRNAEEVDLEAALHPPDELQQATDNAAAPTDGAAARSQRSRIFVGAFAGAEPQRRAIDLQPPIDSDDREPPESGVLFLSVSGDRKRLERREQAQALIASAECPMPQLGLLLEGSSVPERRRKTEDALSVAAREVFGGEPTARQVEALRVALNTPDIALIQGPPGTGKTKTIAALEARLAELSEDDLAGQTLLTSYQHDAVENAASKTLVFGLPAIKVGRKRGTTEESDGFDRWRRDRADAVRADLSTLPERPVTEVLRKVRSLAAAYVASPLTADESLRVVCDVQELCRSYVPPTIHDRLDVLRQQLTRSPTQLGDPDDDDRALALKAVRGLRTDAVAFGDDGSRNAARALLRLQRMGVYEETKHRVLSDAAEWASDDPPPFFAELKALQGNLIDLLAAEKPVGAPMVHGELESLLPEIVDALYCKARESAGGEDAVLYEYLNDLENDIDAVRDAVRSYTVVLAATCQQAVGFQMSLAKGEDTVFANVIVDEAARANPLDLFIPMSRAERRIILVGDHRQLPHILEPDIESQLEQSVSEATTTALRRSLFERLFEAMKEREAKDGIKRTVTLDKQYRMHPVLGSFVSDTFYAPYGEGFESPRRSEEFVHDLPGYAGRVAAWVDIPLSRGREQGGQSKRRAVEAEWVAKEVERLATARRDLSFGVISFYSAQVDEVLRAMEKRGLSERLDDGSYRVKDAWRETRSEDGRLIERLRVGTVDAFQGKEFDVVFLSMTRSNDLPASDERSLRRKLGHLMLENRLCVAMSRQQRLLIVVGDA
- a CDS encoding protein phosphatase 2C domain-containing protein — translated: MSRRSPDHYFGASAVGPRHRAQGEPNEDSWLGARGAFGTLVVVSDGMGSRREARRGAQMACRAVLDAVRAWHKAGACALDELLGGIEPRWCSLIAPSTARDCAATCLFALAPVRGLVHVAAIGDGLALLRTQRGLEWVVGPRVAGFANETHALGHSASWTSRTFPREGGAVVLLATDGVADDLLPERIDGFVQWLMDDFAGMAPAQRWRALQRELKDWPTPHHTDDKTLVVLAQREAALA
- a CDS encoding serine/threonine protein kinase, whose product is MTSAPRQVTDINGVRYSLLRQLGRGGQGAVYEVDGGRLAAKVVFDSSPSRRERLRNQLTQVKRLSLADLEIARPLEMLREPVLGYVMELLTGMQPLRALGAVPKDVASPAAWYLAGGGLRRRLQLLARSADVLAALHGKGLVYSDPSPHNIFVSESPDATEVRFIDADNLHYASVAGVAAVFTPGYGAPELVRCASGVNSLTDAHAFSVLAFQTLSLAHPLIGDGVSDGPPDREEEALDGRLPWIDHPTDDTNRASYGIPRPSVLSRKLVDLAERAFGAGLREATKRPGVSEWAECLHGAADATLSCPSCKGTYYFTAKLCPWCDEPRPAFATAAFNLWDPSLGPGGELLQKPAGERRRVVVAAVLGLTDGETVSVTQRLARGRDGVASARPVIELQLTGSRLSIRSVDGARYRLSSPSGGRDAEVTDRVKEIRLEPGAASWRLHLGPSDSLHRVVNFELRPGGAR